The DNA sequence TGGCGCTATCAGAGCCACGACTACCCCTGCTCTACACCGCAATGTATACTAAAGTTATCTGCGAATACGAATTTTTACGAATGTACGAATAATAGGATGGATTTGTTTTTTCATTCGTGAATTCGTTTTTGATTCGTATTCGCAGATGAAACAAACTGTCGGAAACCTGACTGCCGATGGTATATATTAACGTTTAACCCGAACGATGTCAACTTTCATGCCCGCCATCAACAACAGTGAAAAATTAGCTTTCTCCCTGTATTGAAACAAACTTTGCTCTTTGAAACCCAACGTATTATAGTAGCCGGCACCCCAAGCTCCAAAAATTTTAAAAGAACCGGACACACGCACATTCATACCAAAACCAATATGCTGTTCAAGAGTTTTTATTTCTGCATAATTAAAGTAGAGGGAAGATTCCGGGTTGAGGGCGCTTTCTGCTTTTACCGTATAAGTTCCCAATCGCGCCTGATTGTGCCATGCCACATCATAAAAGAAAAACACTTCAGCCGGCTCATACAGGTTAAAGGTGTATGCATACCTGCCTCTTAGCCCGGAAAAATTTCCATAGCGGCTTTGAATGTTAATGCCAGCAGAAAGTGTGTGCTTTTTAGCGCTTAGTGTAAACTGAGGCGATACGGATGAACCTAACCCGCTGCCACTTACGATGCCGCTCAGTGATGCACCTATACTTAATTTTTGTCCGTGCACTATGCCGGTTCCGAAAGAGAAAAGCAGAGCCATCAGCAGAAATCCTGTTTCCGGAATTGAAAAGGTTTTTCTCAAGCTGCTGAGGGAGTTTTTTGTTTTCATAGTTTTTGATTATTATTGTTGTTTATTTATAAGACTAAGGAAATGAGAACAAGTACTGTTTCCGGGAGTTTGAGCAATGGAGGACAGCGCCACAAAAATCAGCAAGGCAGTAAGAAAAAATACAACCGCAAGAACAAGTTCTCTTTTGTCAAGCAAGTTACTTTGCTTCGCTTCGCTTGTTTTACCGGATAGGTTTTTCATGATTTTTGTTTTTTATTATTGTTTGTTTATCAGTGAAAGCACATAAGGAATTTGTTCAAACTCGGTTGACTTATCGAAAAAGTAATCGGCTCCTAATTTTTTTACACTGGTGCGAAAGAATTCATCCGAATGATTGGAAAGCATTATCACGCAGGTTTTCTGGTATACTGCTTTTATCCATTTCAGAAAATCAAGGCTGAGCCCGTCAGGCAAATACACATCAAGAATGACTACGTCCTGGGTTTGTCTGTTCATTATTTTTTTTGCCGCCTCCAGCGTAGTAGCCGTATTGATGGTTCCGGCATTTCTAACATTCGTAAGCATTGGTTTTAAAAGGGAAAGGATTTTTTCAGAATCATCTACGTGCAGTATGTTGAGCTTTTGTGACATGAATAATTTTTACAGGACAAAGTAAGGCAGAGAAGATGTAATGAAAAATAGCGGCAACTATCCTTATGGTGTAATAAGCGCTGTCAGAAAAGGTAGTGGTTGGAACTACAACGAAATTATTTTATCACAACTATTTTGCTGCTGACAAGTTTTTCATCGGTGGAAGCAGTTATGAAGTAAATGCCGGGAGATAATTCATTATTCAGACTAAAAATATAAGTTCCTGAATTATCAGATATAATTTTAGAATAAAATTCATCGCCAAGCACATCTCTTATAACTATAAGCACTTCCTTTCCATCAGTATCCGCAATTGAAACATTGATATTATCGTTTACTACAGGTACAGGAAAAACACTGACACTAAAACTGCCTGTATTATTAAAATCAACTTCTACCTTCTTAGAATATGAATACTGTCCGTTTAAATCAGTTTGCCTGAGCCGATAATATGAAACTCCGCTGGAAGGATTATTATCGCGCGCAGAATATTTAAGTTCCAGTGTGCTGTTTCCCGCAGCATCAACAACAGCAACAGTTTCGTAGCTAATTCCATCAGATGTTTTTTCCACTGTGAAATAATCGCTGTTAAATTCTGAAGCTGTTTTCCATGTCACATCTACCCTATTATCGTTTGCCTTTGCATAAAACTCAATCAGTTCAACCGGCAGAGGTGATACACTTTTTCCTATTGCATGCTGAGAAAAAGAGGTATATCCAATTCGCTGGGCATATCCATTTCCTGAATTATAAATTCTGCCAGCAGCACCGGAAGCAGGCATAGAAGTGGTTCCATCGGATGTTAAAAAATCTGCATAAGACGCTGCACCATCTCTTTTCATAGGACAAAACATATCATCATCAGATGCAGACAGAGTAGTATTCTCTGCAAACAACTGCACGCCATAACTGCCGCCTGATGGAACAGCATCCGGAGTCAGTGTCCAGATTGTAGTTTTCCCGGCAGCTTCACCGACCGTTTCTGTTATTGGAGTTCCGCCTTGTGTTGTGCTCAGAGTGGCATCGTTATTCGGAACTGCCTGAACAAAAGAAGTAACCGAAGCGTCCAAATAAGAAACTCCGGCAAGAGTGTTGTTCACAAATGCAATCCTGTGACGGTTAGTGGAAATAGCTCCATCTCCCAGAGGAAACAAATAGGTATCGGTATTTGAGACAATATACCTTCTGAATGTTCCATAAATAAAACCATTGGTGTAAGATAAATTAGCTGCTGTAGTGGTAGATAAAATAAAAATATTTGATCCTGTTGTTACAACTCCGCTTGTAAGCGTGAGGGCATTGGCAACCGTTACATTGACAGTGCCGCTGAGTAAAATACCAGCTCCTGAATTAGCAATAGTGAGATTATTAAATGTTGTAGCTGAACTTCCGCTGATATTTTGCGCGCTTGTTCCGGTAAAAAAAGCCATTTGCCCTGCATCTGTGAACGAACCGTTATTAATAAAATCTCCTTTAAATGCTATGCCTGCTCCGGGGTGTATTTTAATACTGCCGTTGTTTGTAAATTGCTGCTGGGCGTTTAAAGAAAAACCAAAAAGCAAGAGCGTGGTTTGTAGTATCGTATTTCTCATAGCTTGTCTTTTTTTTTTATTCCCATTGCATTTTCAGAAATCTGTTTTTACTTTATAGACAAATTAAGATTTTGTATAATCATGTCCGTTGCATCTGTATTGTTCTCTACCCAAACTTCTATATAATCATTGGGCGCTAATAACACCAGACATGAAAGCGCAAGCGGACTTTGGTCAGTATTGCTTATTAATTTTACTTTTTGTTTTGATTCCGACAACACACTTCCGTTCTTAGCTATGTAAAAACTAAAAAATTTATTTCCGGTGGCTCCTGCAAATTGAGAAGTTAAACTGCAGACAACCATGCATCTTCTTGTTTTCGATCCAACATACGTCAGCCGGTTGCTGGCAGGTGAAGTAATCCTGAATAAAGTTACCGCTGTTGTTGTGCCAAGCACTTTAACAGGAGTGTTTGCCGCTGCGATAACCGTGGTTGCTGTGGTTGATATGTACAAATTCCCACTTGCAACATCATCTTTTTCAGTATTCAGCCCGATACATTCCACTTCCCATGAATTGGAAAAACTACCCAAAACATATGTGCCTGTGCCAGCAAAAAAAACTGTCTTCATTGCTGCGCCAGTGGTGATTGAAGTAACGCCAGAAATATCCATGCCTATACCGGAATTTGCCGCTGATACTAGCCGAGTTCCTACTGCAAGTTGTATTATGCTGAATGCGCCAATATATTTTTCGTATGTATTATAATTATCATTTTCCCAATAGGTCTGAAAGCCATAGTATTCATAAATATTCTGAAAAATTATTCCATTTGAATTATTTGAATAATTTGTATGGTCAAACACTACTTCTCCCGCAAACCCTTTTAATAATCCTACATTATTACAGCCGGTAATATGACACTCCTCTATCACAATATCCTGGTCAGTACCGCCAGCATCCACATTAAATAACTTCGCCCCTGCATTGGCGGCTGTCAACGTAAGTTCCATTAATATTCCGCCTTTTGAACCTGTAAACAATTCGCCTGATGATGGCGTGTAAATTAATTTATCGTAATCATGGTCTAATCCTACTATTGTAGTATTATTCAAATCAATTTTATCTGATAAACTGATCGTTCCGTTTATTTCATACAAAGTACTTGTTGCTAATGTTATCACCCCGCCCACCGGTGCAGGAAAGTCAGAAGCTGATTTTACCAATACGAAGTTATCTCTTTGTGCAGGAATGGACAGCCATTTTGTTCCGTTCCAGTAATAATATCCATCTTTCAATGTGCCTCCACTGCTGTAAACAAGCATGCCTGCAGGAGTTGTTGCCGTTAATGGCGCTACCGAGTTTATATCATTCAGCGCAACCCTGGGAGGGAGCATTCCCTTGTTAGTGCTTTCTAACTCAAGCAATGAGTTAGCGTTAATGGTGTTTGGGTTATTCCCTATTTTCACCTGAGCGTTTGAAGTAAAGATTGTTCCCAGCAAACAAATATTCAGAAGAATTTTATGTTTCATATTTTTGTAAGTATTATTATTTATAGAATAGTATAAGGCAAAGAAACGCAGAGAAGGTGTGGCGGGGAATAGGCGGAAGTATCCTTATGGTGTAATAAGCACTGTCAGGAAAGGTAGTGGTTGGAACTACAAAATCTGGTCATCAGTCACCAGTAATCGGTGGTCGGTTGTGTTGTTACTGATTACCGCTCACTTATCATACTAAGTTGTTCTTAATCGCATAACTCGTCAGCTCCGCGCTGGTTTTCATTCCCATTTTTTCGAGAATGCGGGCGCGGAAGGTACTCACGGTGGGAACGGCTAAAGAAAGTTCCTGTGCAACTTCTGAAATGGTTTTTCCATTTGCGATGAGCAGAAGGGTTTGATACTCGCGGTCAGATAAAAGTTCGTGAGGTGGAGCGTTGTACGGATTCTCCACATAGGTAACCAACTGCTCGGCAAGGGATGGAGTGATGTATTTTTTCCCGCTTAAAATCTGCCGAACTGCATTTGCCAGTTCTGTGTCGGCTGAATCTTTAGAAAGATATCCTGAAGCGCCTGACTTTAATACCCTGATGGCAATCTGTTCTTCGGGGTGCATGCTGAAAACAAGCACAGGGGTTTTTATTGAATCACGTTTCATCTCATTGAGCACTTCCAGTCCGTTTCTGCCGGGCATATCCATGTCAAGAATAAGAATATCCCATTTCTTTTCATTCAGTTTCTTCAGCACTTCGGATGCGCTTGCCGCCTCGCCAAATTCCACTTCGCTGTATTCATTGGAAAGAATCATCCTCACACCATTTCGCATAGTGGGATGGTCATCGCAGATTAAAATTCTTTTCATATTAATTTAGTTGAATAAGTTAATTGGGTTAATTGAGTTGATTTTGTATTTACTTAATTAACTTATTTAACCATTTTACTTAATTTAGTTTTGCTTTCAATTTAATTGTTGTACCGAAATCTTTTTTGCTTGTGATTTGCAAATCCGCGCCAATAATGTTTGCCCGTTCGCGCATGCCGAGCAATCCCATGGAGAAAGGGTTTTCTAATTTCTCGCTGGCAATTCCTTTTCCGTTGTCGGAGATGCGCATTGTCAGTTGTTCGTTGTCATTTCGACCCCGATTCATCGGGGGAGAAATCTCCTTATGATGTGCAGAAATCTTATGGGGAGATTCCTCACCCGAAGCGGGATGCGGAATGACATCTCCTTTGCTGTCGCTGTAAGAAATCACAATCACCACCTCGCTTGCATTTGCATGTTTAGAAATATTGGTGAGCGATTCCTGACAGATGCGGAAGAAGCAGGTGGAAAGGTTTTTTTCAAATCTCTCTTCTGTAACATTCAGTTCAAGTTTGCATTTAACACCTGTCTTTTTTTCAAATTCGCTTCCCAGCCACTGAATGGAAGGAATTAATCCGAGTGAATCCAGAATTCCGGGACGGAGCTGTGTGGATATTTTTCTCATCACTTGTATGCTGTTGTCAATATCCTTCATCATACAATCCACAGCCCCCTCTAACTCCACCGAAGGGGGAGAATTTGCAGACACGCCTGGATCCCCCCTTCGGGGGGTTGGGGGGCTTTGTTTTTTCTTCAACGATGACAAACCCATTTTGATTCCAGCCAGCAGTTGTCCGAGTTCATCATGAATCTCGCGGGCAATGTTTGCTTTTTCCTCTTCTATCACATGGTTCAGGTGGCGGGCAAAATTCCGTATCTCGCTTTCTGCTTTTACCAGTTTATCCAAAGAGTTTTTGCGTTCGGTGATATCGGTTATTGAAAATGAAATTCCAATAACCGAATCTTTGTCATTTTTCACCGGCTTGCAGTTTATGTCAAACCATACAACACTTCTTTCATTTTGCGGATAGGAAACTTCATAGTGGACTATTCCTCCCTGTAAAACCTTGCTTTGTTGGTCAGCAAATATTTGTTTCCTTTCAGAAGGAAGCATTTTATAAAGATTGTTCTCCTTCCTGGATCTTTCACCGAAGGCAATATTCATTAATTCCTTTCCGCGCTCGTTGGATGAAACAATATTGAATCCGGTATCGAGCAAAAGAAACCCCGTATTAGTATTTTCAAAAATAGCCCGGAGATTGGTTTCGGATCTGCGCAATGCTGCTTCTATCTTCATGCGTTCGGTGATATCTTTTGACAGTCCGCGAACAACAGGCGTTTCAACTCCGTGGGTGCGCAACGTATTGTTGTATTCCCAAATGCGAATGTTTCCGGCAGCTGTTTGTACTTTCATTAAGCCATGAGCATAGCCATCTTTTTTGAGTGCAGAAATGTAATCGCTGAATTGATCTT is a window from the Bacteroidota bacterium genome containing:
- a CDS encoding response regulator, with translation MSQKLNILHVDDSEKILSLLKPMLTNVRNAGTINTATTLEAAKKIMNRQTQDVVILDVYLPDGLSLDFLKWIKAVYQKTCVIMLSNHSDEFFRTSVKKLGADYFFDKSTEFEQIPYVLSLINKQ
- a CDS encoding T9SS type A sorting domain-containing protein — translated: MRNTILQTTLLLFGFSLNAQQQFTNNGSIKIHPGAGIAFKGDFINNGSFTDAGQMAFFTGTSAQNISGSSATTFNNLTIANSGAGILLSGTVNVTVANALTLTSGVVTTGSNIFILSTTTAANLSYTNGFIYGTFRRYIVSNTDTYLFPLGDGAISTNRHRIAFVNNTLAGVSYLDASVTSFVQAVPNNDATLSTTQGGTPITETVGEAAGKTTIWTLTPDAVPSGGSYGVQLFAENTTLSASDDDMFCPMKRDGAASYADFLTSDGTTSMPASGAAGRIYNSGNGYAQRIGYTSFSQHAIGKSVSPLPVELIEFYAKANDNRVDVTWKTASEFNSDYFTVEKTSDGISYETVAVVDAAGNSTLELKYSARDNNPSSGVSYYRLRQTDLNGQYSYSKKVEVDFNNTGSFSVSVFPVPVVNDNINVSIADTDGKEVLIVIRDVLGDEFYSKIISDNSGTYIFSLNNELSPGIYFITASTDEKLVSSKIVVIK
- a CDS encoding response regulator transcription factor; this encodes MNMKRILICDDHPTMRNGVRMILSNEYSEVEFGEAASASEVLKKLNEKKWDILILDMDMPGRNGLEVLNEMKRDSIKTPVLVFSMHPEEQIAIRVLKSGASGYLSKDSADTELANAVRQILSGKKYITPSLAEQLVTYVENPYNAPPHELLSDREYQTLLLIANGKTISEVAQELSLAVPTVSTFRARILEKMGMKTSAELTSYAIKNNLV